From the genome of Flavobacterium sediminis:
TTATCAAAAAAAAGGCATTCCGTTCTTTGAACAGGCATTGGAAAGAATTCAAAAAAAATACCCGAATTGTGTTGAGGCAATTGTAACGGAAAACATTCCCTATGCCGAATATATTCAGTTATACAACAAAGCACATATCCTTTTAGATCAGGTTTATGCTTACGATCAGGGCTATAATGCTTTAGAGGCTATGGCTAAAGGAAAAGTTGTTTTTACCGGTGCCGAAACCGAATTTTCCGAGTACTACCATTTACAGGATGACCGTGTTTGTATCAATGCTGTTCCTGATGTAGAAAAACTATGTCAAAAACTCTCTTTTTTAATTGAAAATCCTGCCGAGATCATTGATATTTCAACTAATGCCCGAAAGTTTATTGAGACAGAACATCATTATCGGATCATTGCAAAAAAGTACTTATCCGTCTGGGCAATTTGACTTCTTTTTTAAAAAACAACAGCACTACAATAATCATTAAAAATTCATACGGATAAGCGTACTTTACATTCGTTCCGTAAGTAACAATACCTTGTAGAAGCGATCCGGCAAATATAATGGTCACTGCTACTATTTCAAAAGTGATCTTACGTTTCTTAAAAAATCGGAAGACAAAAAAAGGAACTAAAGCCAGAAAACTCCATTTAAAAAAGTACAATGTAATCTTTTGCAAACGCCAAATGGTTCTTACAAGTGGTTTTAATTTTACTTTTTCAAAATCCCAATAAATCTTTACCCTCCAAAAATCCAACCAGGAACGGGTTACAACCTGTTTCCAATAATCATACTGATTGTTCTTGATGGTTTCTTTTGCATATTCTCCCAAATAATAGGAACACTCCGGAAAATAAGGATATTTATGTTGTAAATCATGATAATGAGCATGCCAGATAGCCATTGCCACATCTTTTTTTTCTCTGATGGTTTCTTCTCTGTATTTTACATAAGGATCTATGATCCACCGGTATTTTTCCGGACCTTTTTCAGCGAAATAAACGCAATTTTGGGAAATGTTGAGACCAAAATAAGTTGTAGAAACAAAATATCCTGTGTTTACTTTATTGACATAAGACCAACCGAAATAGGCTAATAAGGGAAAAATTAAAATAATGATCTTCTGGTTGATGATCTTTTTCCAATGAAATCGATACAAAACACTAAAACCATAGATAACAAACGGAATATAAGCAAAGAAAGGTTTGGTTAAAACCAGATAACCTAAAAGAAGGCTAAACAATAACTCTGATTTAAGGTCTCGCTTATTAAAATAATTATCTGCTAAAATATAAAAAACGGCCGATAGTAAAAAAACGGTAAGGCTTTCTATTAAAATAGCTGTTTCATAAAAAAACACATATAGTAAAGTTTCCAGATAAACCGCGATCCAAAGCGCATTTTTATTTTGAAAACCTAATTTTAATAATAACTTATACTGGATCACAGAAGTTACAACACCGATAACAAATTGATATACGATCGTTAGCCGCATAGTTCCTCCCCCTAATGCTATCAATAACGGATATCCGGGACTCCTTTCTCCGGTATAACCGGATAAATTAAATTTCATCAGATAAGGCACTAACTCCATAAAGCTCCAGCTATCCGGCCATTTAGTAATTGTAAAATACAACGCAAAGAATAGGGCTCTGAAGAAAAACCCAAAGAGAATGAGAAATTTTACCTCCGCTGTTTTTACAAAAGGGATATAAATCTTATCGATCCATTTAAACATAGTTGAAATATATTTTTAAAAGTTGCAAAGGAAACTGAAAAAATTCTCTTTTTCTTATTTTTGAACCTCCTTTTTCTTCCCATATTTCCAACGGGATCTCTTTAATTTTTAACTCAAACTCACGATCTGACCTTTTAAACCGCAAAAGCAATTCAACATCAAAAAGCCATTTGGTTATAAAAGGATCTTTAAATAATCGGTATGCCAAATCAGAACGTATGACTTTAGCCCCGCATTGCGTATCGTAGATGGGAAATTTTAGAATAACCTGACTCACGATAGTTGCAAATACACGTCCGAAATAATGGCGTACCAACGATCTTCTTACCTGATTTCCGGTCAGTTTTATTCTTGCTCCCATTACCAGAGCCAAATTATCGTTTTGCAGTAAAAACTGAGAGATACGAATCAATTCAGAAACCGGAGTTGCCAGATCAGCATCTAAATACGCTACATAATCATATTGAATAATGTTAAACTGAAAAATTCCCTGCCGGATAGCCTCAGCCTTTCCCGAATTTTTTAACAGGCTCAGGCAAAAAACATTTTCAAACTCCTTGCTAAAAGTATCCAATACATTCTGAGTCTGATCTGAGCTTCCGTCATTTATAAACAGAAAATCGACATCCCGATAGGTTTCAAATTGCTTGCTCCAGTTGAGCATTTTAAAACGCTCAACTTCATTAAAACAAGGGATCAATATGCCTATTCTGTTTGTTTTCTCCATAAACCGTTAAAGTACATCCATAACATTACAAAATACACAAAATAGGTCCCGCAATAAGCCATAACGGCTCCTTCTACTTTAGCATACGAAATCAAAAACCAACTCAAAGAGATCATCGTTGCAAAAGAAATAATTTCAAATATAAAATAAGGCTTCACTAACTTTCTGGCGTAAAACTGTATTCCCAGTATTAAAGAAGCTGCCTTAAAAATATCGCCCAGCATTTGCCAAAAGAACAATTGGGAAACCGGTAAAAATTCCTTGCTTAAAAACAACGGAATAAAATACATTCGCAACAAGTATAAAACACTCAGTGCCAAAGCAAAAAGCGGAATGATCTTAGTCAGGTAATTTTTAGTTAAAGGCTTTATCTGATTTGTATCTTTTGAAAATTCCGGCAAATAATATAAGGTTATCATGGAAGAAATAAACATCATATACAGGGCCGAAATCTTGTTCATTGCCTCGTAATATCCAGCCGCATCCAGACTGTCCCAATTGATAACCAGACTTCTGATAAACAAATAAATAAGAGGCGAAATTATTGCTGAGAACAAACTCATTAGTCCATACGACAAGGTTCCTTTCAGCTCTTTAAAGCTACTTCTTAAACTCCCGATCTGAAAAGCTGTGATTTCTTCCTTTACAAAATAAAAAGAAACCAAAAACAAAACAAGCCCTATGACTGAAACGGCCAATAATGCCCCATTGTTCTGAAAAAATACATCAAAACAACAGAAAGTAC
Proteins encoded in this window:
- a CDS encoding glycosyltransferase; translation: MEKTNRIGILIPCFNEVERFKMLNWSKQFETYRDVDFLFINDGSSDQTQNVLDTFSKEFENVFCLSLLKNSGKAEAIRQGIFQFNIIQYDYVAYLDADLATPVSELIRISQFLLQNDNLALVMGARIKLTGNQVRRSLVRHYFGRVFATIVSQVILKFPIYDTQCGAKVIRSDLAYRLFKDPFITKWLFDVELLLRFKRSDREFELKIKEIPLEIWEEKGGSKIRKREFFQFPLQLLKIYFNYV
- a CDS encoding MATE family efflux transporter, with product MAVSVIGLVLFLVSFYFVKEEITAFQIGSLRSSFKELKGTLSYGLMSLFSAIISPLIYLFIRSLVINWDSLDAAGYYEAMNKISALYMMFISSMITLYYLPEFSKDTNQIKPLTKNYLTKIIPLFALALSVLYLLRMYFIPLFLSKEFLPVSQLFFWQMLGDIFKAASLILGIQFYARKLVKPYFIFEIISFATMISLSWFLISYAKVEGAVMAYCGTYFVYFVMLWMYFNGLWRKQTE